The genomic window GTTGTGAGTGCAAGCTCTGGCGGCGGGTGAAAACCCTGCTGCTTTATTTCGGCGGCGCCGGTTTTCTGCCGGAGACGAACCGCAGCAAGGTGCATGATCAGGACGTGGGATCCTATACTGTGGCTTTGTGCCGGTTCCTGGCGTTCGCTTATGCTTTATTTGAATATCATTACCTCCGGAGAAAATTCTGATGCCATGAAAACCCCAAAAAACGACAGCGATTTTACCGAGACGGAGCTTTCCTCGAAGACGATTTACCGCGGCGGATTTCTGGAATTGAAAGAAGACCGGGTAAAATTACCCGATGGCAAAACGACCATCCGTGAATATCTTATACATCCGGGCGCGGTCGTGATCATCGCGGTGCTCGATAACGGCGCTCTGGTGCTGGAGCGTCAATACCGCTACCCCTTGCACGGCCATTTCTATGAATTGCCCGCAGGTAAGATAGAACCCGGAGAAGATCCGTTGCTTTGCGCGCAGCGCGAGCTGCTGGAAGAGACCGGCTTTGTTGCGCGGACCTGGCG from Burkholderiales bacterium includes these protein-coding regions:
- a CDS encoding NUDIX hydrolase; amino-acid sequence: MKTPKNDSDFTETELSSKTIYRGGFLELKEDRVKLPDGKTTIREYLIHPGAVVIIAVLDNGALVLERQYRYPLHGHFYELPAGKIEPGEDPLLCAQRELLEETGFVARTWRYLASAYPCVGYSTERQLFYLAQGLTHRGSQPDDEEFLEVLEVGLDTALEWVQAGKITDGKTINGLFWAEKILNLRPEARP